The Mailhella massiliensis DNA window GGGGAGGGGGAAGTTTGTCGGAACCCCGGGGCGGGAGCCTGTGAACTCTGTACGCCAGGGGGGGGCAGGTGCAGAGGGCGGCTTTGAGCTGCATCCGGTTCGTGCGGCGCGGGGCCTCGTTGCAGGAGAGGCGTTTTCCCCCGGCGTCTGCGGCAAGGAAGAGGGGGTTCCCTTGAAGAGGTGACGCCCCGGTCAAATTATCCACCAGACACAGACTTTCACGAAGCAGTCGAAGCACGGGGGAAGAAGCTGGGGGAAAAGGCTTTCCCCATGTTCTTCTGTCTTTCGGGGCCTTGTCCGCCCCTCTGAGGCCTTTTGTCAGAGAAGCGTATCCCTTCCCCGTTTTTTGCTCATCGTGCCGGAAAAGCGGTGTGAGGGCTTTTCTTTGCTGCGGCATCGGGAAATGTGGATGCTGGATCATTTGAGGGGAACGTTACAGAAAGAAGGTATGCGGTTTTTTAAATTAACGCAGCAGAACATCCGGGAATTTCAGGGTATGTTGAAGAGCTGCGCCGGCAGGAGAAGACGAAGCAGAGGCGATATCTTTGTGTCAGTATGACCATCGCCAAAGTGAGCAATCGTTGCAGGAGTATGGCAACGAGCGTCCTTCAGAAGAACCTGGGGAATACTCTGAAGGACGCTGCGTCTGGCAGGGGAAATGTTCCAGATGTCGGAAGATGTTTTTCAGGAATGTTAACTGGTCTGTTCTGTCAGCTTCTTTTGTACATAGAAGAAAAAATAACAACCACTTATGATGGAAGCTGTCAAATCGCTGACAGGTTCTGCCATGATGACTGCCATGACTTTGTTTTCGCAGAAGAAGGGGAAGATATAGATAAGAGGTATCAGCAGTATTCCTTTTCTGATAAAAGCGAAAATAAAGGACAGCTTGCCGTCTCCCAGGGCAGTATATGTATCCTGACTTATGGCGGAGAAGCCAAGTAAAAATCCTCCCAGCATATAGATCTGAAGCATGGAAGAGCTTCTTTCCATCAAAAGCGGATCAGTGGTGAACATTCCGGTAAAAATCTGGGGAAAACAGACGATACAGAGGGTTCCGACGATGGAATAGCATATTGTCGCCTTTCCTGCCAGAATGATGGTTTTTTTTACTCTCTGGTAGTTGCCCGCCCCGTAGTTGAAACTGAGAATAGGCTGTGCTCCCTGACATATCCCCAGCATGGGGAGAAAGAGCAGTTGAAAAACGGAAGAGAGAATAGTCATGGAGCCTATGGTGATATCGCCGCCGAACCGTGCAAGCTGTGTGTTGAAACACAGCAGCAATATCCCTTCCGTAGATACCATGAAGGCTGGAGCTGCACCGAGTGTCAGAATACGGATCAAGGTATCTTTATGAGGAAAAATAAATATACCGCGCAGATGCAGCATGGCATCCGGTCCACGCTG harbors:
- a CDS encoding MATE family efflux transporter; this encodes MANALADARIGPLLLSLAIPTTLAQFITLAYSLIDRIYIGHMDDGVAAMTAVGLCSPITIVILAITNLFGRGGAPLSGIHLGAGEQHDADKIMTNSLVALACTSFIITLGIQLFCDPLLLLFGASEATLPYARDYLRIYSLGTFFFQSSLGMTHFINTQGFTKTGMLIPLIGGIVNIILDPIFIFLLDQGIRGAAIATVLSQIVSFLWALRFQRGPDAMLHLRGIFIFPHKDTLIRILTLGAAPAFMVSTEGILLLCFNTQLARFGGDITIGSMTILSSVFQLLFLPMLGICQGAQPILSFNYGAGNYQRVKKTIILAGKATICYSIVGTLCIVCFPQIFTGMFTTDPLLMERSSSMLQIYMLGGFLLGFSAISQDTYTALGDGKLSFIFAFIRKGILLIPLIYIFPFFCENKVMAVIMAEPVSDLTASIISGCYFFFYVQKKLTEQTS